The genome window CAGGCAAGAAGTATTTATAGTCGCTAACCCGCTCTTTAAAGAGCCACTCTTGCTCGCTTTTTGGCTCATCAAAGCCAAACTTTGCCGCAAGAGCTCTCATAGTATTAAGCGCATTTTGCCCCAAAAAGTCTTTGGTCTGCAAGGTGTGAATTTCATCAAGCCTTACAAGCATTCTAGTAAAAATTCCGTCGTGAAAAGCCTGATGAATCTCTCTCATCCAAACCTCTACCGCCGCTGGAGTGGGAGCTAGCTCGTGCGTTGCATGCTCTCCATCATGACCGCTTACATACCAAATAAGCTCGCTTAGAGTTTTGCTAGGTTCGTCATTTAGGCTAAAGCACAGCTGTTTTATGGCTCTGCGCTTAGTCCTTGCTACAAACTCATCGTTAGTATCAAGCTCGCTAAAATCATCCTCGTCATTCGTGCAACGCTGTAAGGCTAGATTACAAAGCCCTTTAATATTGCTAATAGGATCACGCACGATATTTATAGCGTGCCTTGCAGGCATTAGGCTATAGAGCTTGTCATTTTGGCTATCAAGTGCCAGGTCGCTTACGATAAGGGCGATTTTTTTGATTTTACCTTTATCTTTGGCGGCTTTTTGCGCTTTTAACTGCGTAAAAAACTGCTCGTAGATGCGAAAACTCTCTTTTTCGCCCTGCCTGCCTGCTGTGCCGCAATTACACAGCTTTAAAAACGCAGGCACGCCAGAGTGCAAGCTCACAGCATGCGAGCCAAAAATCATAAAGTCATAAAAAGGTGGCAAAGGTAGGTTTAAGCACCAGCAAAGCTTGATATCGCTGGTTTCGTAGTTTATGCTTGCTGGATCTAGTAGTGGCGGATAGGGCAAAGCTGCATAGGTGCTGCTGCCCCCCCCTCGGCGATTTGCTGGAATTTATCGCTTTTAAGCCAAGAGCTAATTTGTTCTTTAAAGCGTTCTATGATAGCGATATTTTCATCATTTCTCTCAACTTTGCCGATTTGTAAAATTTCTTCTGTTGTCATTTTTTTCTCTTTTTGTAAAATTTTCTATCCTGTTTTTTACTGCTGCTAGCATAAAAACTAGAATTTTAAACTAGAATTCCTAGGGATTTTATCTTGGAATTTTAAATTCTATCCTAGGAATTCTAGAATTCCCCAAAATTCGTCATTGCGAGCGAAGCGAAGCAATCTCTAGGAATTCTAAATTTATCTTTAGGAATTCTAAATTTTAGCTCGCTTCCCAGCTAGATAAATCTAGCCCAGCTCGCTAGTTTTATAAGGGCTACGCCCTAAACCCTTAGGGGCTGCCGCCCCTAAAACCCCGCTAAAATTCTAGAATTCCCCAAAATTCCGTCATTAAGCCTTGAACGAGATTGCTTCGGTCGCTTCGCTCCCTCG of Campylobacter magnus contains these proteins:
- a CDS encoding DUF2972 domain-containing protein, with translation MPYPPLLDPASINYETSDIKLCWCLNLPLPPFYDFMIFGSHAVSLHSGVPAFLKLCNCGTAGRQGEKESFRIYEQFFTQLKAQKAAKDKGKIKKIALIVSDLALDSQNDKLYSLMPARHAINIVRDPISNIKGLCNLALQRCTNDEDDFSELDTNDEFVARTKRRAIKQLCFSLNDEPSKTLSELIWYVSGHDGEHATHELAPTPAAVEVWMREIHQAFHDGIFTRMLVRLDEIHTLQTKDFLGQNALNTMRALAAKFGFDEPKSEQEWLFKERVSDYKYFLPAPIMLNPSALNAKDGKAVMADEKDIMVLWLTSVFKSDDNRKDITKHFDLPEFFRVETDPATAYTLLTSHMASKVKLYIKDLAAAIIEQSKKERAKFVSEADILEYFRGHEDSAEMFDGLLFQHLRRLRESEPKVLESFGFYKEFCQILEGQRQKRGDDGSRYRLVRKNDDKSYAFAKFSKEQLEKMK